A stretch of the Cyprinus carpio isolate SPL01 chromosome B4, ASM1834038v1, whole genome shotgun sequence genome encodes the following:
- the LOC109094497 gene encoding acrosin-like isoform X2 codes for MCKMCLFIFILSLIWTKADTDAEENPKVNAETSCVFGNGCYDQAGVRAFIPENEEEESRIIGGQEAWAHSWPWQVSLQYSDMPACGGAILDLRWVITASHCFKRYKKASLWNAVVGMHNLENMNESCYQTVGVEKIVSHKDYNQKTNENDIALVKLQSPLLFNECVRPVAILNRDLAPQETCTVTGWGAIRENGPRASRLQEVNVTVFELQTCNKYYSGKMLKNMMCAGADAGGMDACQGDSGGPLSCFTGERYKLAGVVSWGVGCGRAQKPGVYTILYHYKQWIESSVHGEFVSESPGTNSAAQCGQAKMDPCQLPAGLAQVVSSEDGTFKVDNVSEACPNSWPWHVSLQSHDTHYCSGILIHPRWVLAPRHCLAMAGDIVVLGAHDLNFMSGQTAAVESVQSLAYTSSFPPVSDLSMIRLSVPARIGLMIFPVCITDKDDEMVNEDASSCVTTGWGPRKATLDLHPDILHMARVKPLSEKACKTGWGDTFSMKSLLCTDAAASTSCLGDSGAPLMCEKNGAYYLVGLTTWGGKKCEPRKPAVFTRVSAYHSWIQTCIRNA; via the exons atgtgtaaaatgtgtttgtttatttttatactctCTCTTATTTGGACCAAAGCTGACACTG ATGCTGAAGAGAATCCTAAGGTGAACGCTGAGACGAGCTGCGTCTTTGGCAATGGATGTTATG ACCAGGCTGGCGTGCGTGCGTTCATCCCAGAGAATGAGGAGGAGGAGAGTCGGATTATAGGTGGGCAGGAGGCATGGGCACATTCATGGCCGTGGCAGGTTTCCCTGCAGTACTCCGATATGCCAGCCTGCGGGGGTGCCATCCTCGACCTGCGGTGGGTTATTACCGCCAGCCACTGCTTCAAACG TTATAAAAAGGCGTCACTGTGGAACGCTGTGGTTGGAATGCACAATTTGGAGAATATGAACGAATCCTGTTATcaa accGTAGGGGTGGAAAAAATTGTTTCCCACAAGGACTACAACCAAAAGACAAATGAGAATGATATTGCCCTGGTGAAACTGCAGAGTCCCCTGCTGTTTAATGAGTGTGTGAGGCCTGTTGCCATCTTAAACCGTGATCTGGCCCCTCAGGAAACCTGTACTGTCACCGGCTGGGGTGCCATCAGAGAGA ATGGGCCTCGTGCCTCCAGACTTCAAGAGGTCAATGTAACTGTTTTTGAGCTGCAAACATGTAACAAATATTACAGTGGGAAAATGCTTAAGAATATGATGTGTGCTGGAGCGGATGCCGGTGGAATGGATGCATGTCAG GGCGACTCTGGTGGGCCCCTCTCGTGTTTCACAGGTGAGAGGTACAAGCTTGCTGGAGTGGTCAGCTGGGGGGTCGGATGTGGTCGGGCCCAAAAACCAGGGGTCTACACCATACTATACCACTACAAACAATGGATCGAGTCTTCAGTACATG GGGAATTCGTTTCTGAAAGCCCCGGAACTAATTCAGCTG CGCAGTGTGGTCAGGCCAAGATGGATCCCTGCCAACTCCCCGCTGGCTTGGCGCAGGTGGTGTCCTCTGAGGACGGCACATTCAAGGTGGACAACGTGAGCGAGGCCTGTCCTAACTCCTGGCCGTGGCACGTCAGCCTCCAGAGCCACGATACGCATTACTGTAGCGGCATCCTCATTCATCCGCGCTGGGTTCTGGCACCGCGTCACTGCCTCGCCAT GGCCGGAGATATTGTGGTCTTGGGAGCTCATGATCTGAACTTCATGTCTGGTCAGACTGCAGCTGTGGAAAGCGTGCAGAGTTTGGCATACACCAGCAGCTTCCCACCGGTCTCCGATCTCTCCATGATCCGCTTATCTGTCCCAGCTCGAATCG GGCTGATGATATTTCCGGTGTGCATAACTGATAAAGATGATGAAATGGTTAATGAAGACGCCTCGTCTTGTGTGACAACTGGTTGGGGACCAAGAAAAGCTACCT TGGATCTGCACCCTGATATCCTACATATGGCCAGAGTTAAGCCTCTTTCTGAGAAGGCCTGTAAGACGGGCTGGGGTGACACTTTCAGCATGAAGTCCCTCCTGTGTACGGATGCAGCAGCCTCCACCTCCTGCTTG GGGGACTCTGGCGCACCCCTTATGTGTGAAAAAAATGGGGCCTACTACCTTGTAGGGCTAACAACATGGGGCGGCAAGAAATGTGAACCTCGGAAACCGGCTGTGTTTACTCGAGTGTCAGCCTATCACTCATGGATACAAACTTGTATCAGAaatgcctaa
- the LOC109094648 gene encoding lipase maturation factor 2-like, translating to MGEVKTPRQWFLWSIALVYVCAFASIYVQIPGLYGDEGILPVRLQMPKVQRPLLEQESLLGLGPFLGLAPQQVLELTCLVGVALALCAVLLEPLRDSLIYFLLRLLYLSLYNVGGDFLRSEWDVLLLEAGLLAVLVAPLGLLRRRSSYRYHDPVSFWLTRWLFFRLTFSTGVSKLASGDPAWYDLSALSHHLENQMNPTPLAWYGHQLPDWLLRFGAVVVLQSEIIVPLVTFFAPIRRLRLFGFYVQLFLQLYYILTGNCSLLNLLSITLSFSLLDEEHFNSNTGPKKKKGQEKKPGSCGQMVSYLMLLVELAVYLFILYCFITLFKLQINWEEKTLSSKTNFTQKEFHAFLEVFQELTIWIGVLSFTWEVVSAMLNCVCTRGIVSKLWSLIQWALITAAAAAVFALSQVPYTSMAGMSASKVLPAVQDMYSAVERYQLVGAYGIQHRMISTKGRPEIILEGSYDGLTWTEMNPMYKPGNVNAVPPIVGPHQPRLEWLMWQAAQGGDDTSPWFTGLLQRLLQGKPEVVGLLQVDKAQYPFSQKPPVFIKAKLYNYHFTDPTKDKTHLQAWWRRQYKREFFPIVNLDDPTLEKLLEKAGLKEKFPAQTGSDTPVSQAVSLIRDHVKGLSGSLLLSTLLATLAGIFLIKAVFSWFLGGRKPRPASADHKTRKPKEPSETAEKSQAAAPSNRGGKKDSNEKKDSDKSPRKRK from the exons ATGGGGGAAGTAAAAACGCCCAGACAGTGGTTCTTGTGGAGCATTGCACTCGTTTACGTGTGTGCTTTTGCATCCATCTACGTTCAAATACCAG GTTTGTATGGAGACGAGGGTATTCTCCCTGTGCGCCTGCAGATGCCAAAAGTGCAGCGGCCCCTGCTGGAGCAGGAGTCCCTTCTGGGTCTGGGGCCGTTTCTGGGTCTGGCACCCCAGCAGGTCCTGGAGCTCACGTGCCTGGTTGGAGTGGCACTGGCCCTGTGTGCCGTGCTCCTGGAGCCCCTGAGAGACAGTCTAATCTACTTCTTGCTGCGGCTCCTCTACCTCTCACTCTATAAT gtCGGTGGAGACTTTCTCCGCTCTGAATG GGACGTGCTGTTGTTGGAGGCTGGTCTTCTGGCTGTGCTTGTAGCTCCGCTGGGTTTGCTGCGGCGTCGCTCCTCTTACCGTTATCATGACCCTGTGAGCTTCTGGTTGACCCGCTGGCTGTTCTTCCGGCTGACCTTCTCCACAGGTGTGAGTAAGCTGGCCAGCGGCGACCCTGCGTGGTATGACCTGTCAG CACTGAGTCATCATTTGGAGAACCAGATGAACCCCACTCCTTTGGCCTGGTATGGCCATCAGCTTCCTGATTGGCTGCTGAGATTCGGAGCAGTGGTTGTGTTGCAGAGCGAGATCATCGTTCCTCTTGTGACGTTCTTTGCTCCCATTCGCCGTTTGAGACTGTTTGGCTTTTATGTTCAG CTGTTTCTCCAGCTCTACTACATCCTCACGGGTAACTGCAGCCTTCTGAACCTGCTGAGCATCACACTGAGCTTCTCATTACTGGATGAGGAGCATTTCAACTCCAATACTGGTCCAAAGAAGAAGAAGGGCCAGGAAAAAAAGCCTGGAA GCTGCGGACAGATGGTCTCTTATTTGATGCTGCTGGTAGAGTTGGCTGTCTACCTGTTCATCCTCTACTGTTTTATTACTCTCTTTAAACTACAGATTAACTGGGAAGAAAAAACTCTGTCATCCAAAACAA ATTTCACTCAAAAGGAATTTCATGCATTTCTGGAGGTTTTTCAGGAGCTCACTATCTGGATTGGTGTCCTGTCGTTCACCTGGGAAGTGGTTTCTGCCATGCTAAA TTGCGTGTGCACACGAGGCATTGTCAGCAAGCTCTGGTCTCTCATTCAGTGGGCGctcatcactgcagctgctgcgGCTGTCTTTGCCCTCAG TCAGGTTCCATACACATCCATGGCTGGCATGTCAGCCAGTAAAGTATTACCTGCAGTGCAAGACATGTACAGCGCCGTAGAGAGGTACCAGCTGGTCGGGGCATACGGCATCCAGCACAGAATGATCTCTACTAAGGGCAGGCCTGAGATAATTTTAGAGGGCAGCTATGATGGGCTGACATGGACG GAAATGAACCCTATGTATAAACCAGGAAATGTGAATGCAGTCCCACCCATAGTAGGCCCTCACCAGCCCCGGCTGGAGTGGCTGATGTGGCAGGCGGCTCAAGGGGGCGATGATACAAGCCCCTGGTTTACAGGCCTCTTACAGCGCCTCCTACAGGGCAAACCAGAGG TGGTTGGTCTGCTTCAGGTGGATAAAGCGCAGTACCCCTTCAGTCAGAAACCACCGGTCTTTATCAAAGCCAAGCTTTATAACTACCACTTCACAGATCCTACGAAAGACAA GACCCATCTGCAGGCTTGGTGGAGGCGGCAGTACAAAAGGGAGTTTTTTCCCATTGTGAACCTTGATGACCCGACGCTCGAGAAACTATTAGAGAAGGCTGGACTGAAG GAGAAATTCCCAGCTCAGACCGGCTCTGACACACCTGTATCCCAAGCTGTGAGCCTCATTCGAGACCACGTCAAAGGCCTCTCGGGGTCCCTCCTGCTTTCAACACTGTTAGCTACTTTAGCCGGCATCTTCCTCATCAAAGCCGTCTTCTCCTGGTTCTTGGGGGGCCGAAAACCTAGACCAGCTTCAGCTGATCACAAGACTAGGAAACCCAAAGAGCCCTCTGAGACGGCTGAGAAAAGCCAAGCGGCAGCTCCGTCCAACCGGGGAGGCAAGAAGGACTCCAATGAAAAAAAGGACTCGGACAAGAGCCCCCGAAAGAGGAAATGA
- the LOC109094497 gene encoding acrosin-like isoform X1 produces MCKMCLFIFILSLIWTKADTGETLSRDAEENPKVNAETSCVFGNGCYDQAGVRAFIPENEEEESRIIGGQEAWAHSWPWQVSLQYSDMPACGGAILDLRWVITASHCFKRYKKASLWNAVVGMHNLENMNESCYQTVGVEKIVSHKDYNQKTNENDIALVKLQSPLLFNECVRPVAILNRDLAPQETCTVTGWGAIRENGPRASRLQEVNVTVFELQTCNKYYSGKMLKNMMCAGADAGGMDACQGDSGGPLSCFTGERYKLAGVVSWGVGCGRAQKPGVYTILYHYKQWIESSVHGEFVSESPGTNSAAQCGQAKMDPCQLPAGLAQVVSSEDGTFKVDNVSEACPNSWPWHVSLQSHDTHYCSGILIHPRWVLAPRHCLAMAGDIVVLGAHDLNFMSGQTAAVESVQSLAYTSSFPPVSDLSMIRLSVPARIGLMIFPVCITDKDDEMVNEDASSCVTTGWGPRKATLDLHPDILHMARVKPLSEKACKTGWGDTFSMKSLLCTDAAASTSCLGDSGAPLMCEKNGAYYLVGLTTWGGKKCEPRKPAVFTRVSAYHSWIQTCIRNA; encoded by the exons atgtgtaaaatgtgtttgtttatttttatactctCTCTTATTTGGACCAAAGCTGACACTGGTGAGACTCTCTCTCG AGATGCTGAAGAGAATCCTAAGGTGAACGCTGAGACGAGCTGCGTCTTTGGCAATGGATGTTATG ACCAGGCTGGCGTGCGTGCGTTCATCCCAGAGAATGAGGAGGAGGAGAGTCGGATTATAGGTGGGCAGGAGGCATGGGCACATTCATGGCCGTGGCAGGTTTCCCTGCAGTACTCCGATATGCCAGCCTGCGGGGGTGCCATCCTCGACCTGCGGTGGGTTATTACCGCCAGCCACTGCTTCAAACG TTATAAAAAGGCGTCACTGTGGAACGCTGTGGTTGGAATGCACAATTTGGAGAATATGAACGAATCCTGTTATcaa accGTAGGGGTGGAAAAAATTGTTTCCCACAAGGACTACAACCAAAAGACAAATGAGAATGATATTGCCCTGGTGAAACTGCAGAGTCCCCTGCTGTTTAATGAGTGTGTGAGGCCTGTTGCCATCTTAAACCGTGATCTGGCCCCTCAGGAAACCTGTACTGTCACCGGCTGGGGTGCCATCAGAGAGA ATGGGCCTCGTGCCTCCAGACTTCAAGAGGTCAATGTAACTGTTTTTGAGCTGCAAACATGTAACAAATATTACAGTGGGAAAATGCTTAAGAATATGATGTGTGCTGGAGCGGATGCCGGTGGAATGGATGCATGTCAG GGCGACTCTGGTGGGCCCCTCTCGTGTTTCACAGGTGAGAGGTACAAGCTTGCTGGAGTGGTCAGCTGGGGGGTCGGATGTGGTCGGGCCCAAAAACCAGGGGTCTACACCATACTATACCACTACAAACAATGGATCGAGTCTTCAGTACATG GGGAATTCGTTTCTGAAAGCCCCGGAACTAATTCAGCTG CGCAGTGTGGTCAGGCCAAGATGGATCCCTGCCAACTCCCCGCTGGCTTGGCGCAGGTGGTGTCCTCTGAGGACGGCACATTCAAGGTGGACAACGTGAGCGAGGCCTGTCCTAACTCCTGGCCGTGGCACGTCAGCCTCCAGAGCCACGATACGCATTACTGTAGCGGCATCCTCATTCATCCGCGCTGGGTTCTGGCACCGCGTCACTGCCTCGCCAT GGCCGGAGATATTGTGGTCTTGGGAGCTCATGATCTGAACTTCATGTCTGGTCAGACTGCAGCTGTGGAAAGCGTGCAGAGTTTGGCATACACCAGCAGCTTCCCACCGGTCTCCGATCTCTCCATGATCCGCTTATCTGTCCCAGCTCGAATCG GGCTGATGATATTTCCGGTGTGCATAACTGATAAAGATGATGAAATGGTTAATGAAGACGCCTCGTCTTGTGTGACAACTGGTTGGGGACCAAGAAAAGCTACCT TGGATCTGCACCCTGATATCCTACATATGGCCAGAGTTAAGCCTCTTTCTGAGAAGGCCTGTAAGACGGGCTGGGGTGACACTTTCAGCATGAAGTCCCTCCTGTGTACGGATGCAGCAGCCTCCACCTCCTGCTTG GGGGACTCTGGCGCACCCCTTATGTGTGAAAAAAATGGGGCCTACTACCTTGTAGGGCTAACAACATGGGGCGGCAAGAAATGTGAACCTCGGAAACCGGCTGTGTTTACTCGAGTGTCAGCCTATCACTCATGGATACAAACTTGTATCAGAaatgcctaa
- the LOC109094655 gene encoding uncharacterized protein LOC109094655 produces the protein MFHMREVKIGESICVLVLLFSGLVTCSGVFGSPLTDDVATLETLSENIPSDYRIPIRFITKDVGGACWLYVNLYHVESSLKTLARKFGNLSTNKANITIFITMLEGFRFTLDNEELEVTMQTFECHYRKGKWATRRYFNHVKEVLTAAGSMLGKFNDCTPPPCKTLPAPPFTPGQSRQQNGMNGAIHGLLALLIIPSMVLLVLTLRMVFRRSHCCGQRMHEVSLNEPHDGAEESVTEPHSRAAQGHPNSSSSSLQDRAWVDSLGCADTEV, from the exons ATGTTCCACATGAGGGAGGTTAAG ATTGGAGAAAGCATTTGTGTATTAGTGTTGCTTTTTTCTGGGCTTGTGACTTGCTCAGGTGTTTTTGGAAGCCCTTTAACAGATGATGTTGCCACGCTGGAAACACTG AGTGAAAACATTCCCAGTGACTACAGAATACCTATCCGCTTCATCACCAAGGATGTG GGTGGAGCTTGCTGGCTTTATGTGAACCTGTATCATGTTGAAAGCAGTTTAAAAACATTGGCCCGAAAGTTTGGCAACCTGTCCACCAATAAAGCAAACATCACTATTTTTATAACAATGCTGGAGGGTTTTCGTTTCACTCTGGACAATGAGGAGCTG GAGGTGACAATGCAAACATTCGAGTGCCACTACAGAAAGGGAAAGTGGGCGACTAGACGTTACTTTAACCATGTTAAAGAGGTTCTTACAGCAGCTGGATCCATGCTTGGCAAATTTAATGACTGCACACCTCCTCCTTGCAAAACCCTGCCAGCTCCTCCTTTCACACCAG GTCAAAGCAGACAGCAGAACGGTATGAACGGAGCGATTCATGGGCTCTTGGCGCTGCTCATCATCCCTAGCATGGTGCTTCTGGTCCTTACTCTCAGGATG GTATTTAGAAGAAGCCACTGTTGTGGGCAAAGAATGCATGAAGTCAGCTTGAATGAGCCTCACGACGGAGCTGAAGAAAGCGTTACCGAGCCCCACAGCAGAGCTGCGCAAGGGCACCCTAATTCCAGCTCTAGCAGCCTACAGGACAG GGCATGGGTGGATTCTTTAGGGTGTGCAGACACAgaggtttaa